The sequence below is a genomic window from Candidatus Methylomirabilota bacterium.
CCGGCAGTCCGTCCGCCTCGCTCCAGCAGAGGCGATACGCTCCGGTGTTCCCGGGCACGAGCCCGGCCCCCCGGCGATACTCGAGCGCGGCGGCCAGCCGGCGCCGGATCAGGGCGCCATCGACGGCCTCGCCGGGGCCGGCGAGCAAGCGGCAGGCGATGCCGGGGCGCGGATTGTAGTAGCCGCGGCCGACCGGGTGGCTCGCGGCGTCGACCACGTCCACGACGTCGCCGGGCGCCCACGGGCCGCGAATGTCCGCGATCTCGCCGCGGTAGACCCACGGATGGCCGGCGCGGAGCCGGCGGTCGCCGCCCCGCTTGAGGACGAGCTGGGCCGTGGCCCTACTTCTTCCGCAGCACCACCACCATGAGCAGCGGGTGGTGGGCCCGGTCCAGCTTGAGGCGGGGCTTGAAGCCGTAGAACCACTCGACCAACTCGAAGCCTCCCGCCAACTCCACCAGCGAGCGCAGCTCCTGCGGGAAGACCATGCGCGAGGCGTGGCGCTGCCGGTAGACGTGGCGCCGGCCGTTCTCCTGGGCCTCGAGCTCCATGTGCTCGTAGAAGACCTGCGTGACCGGGTTCAGGTCTCTCAGGGCCTCGAAGGTCGCATGGACGGTCGCCCGGCCCCGACGGCGCGTCCAGGACCAGCGGCGGGCCGGATCGGTCCAGGACGAGCACATGTAGCGGTCGAAGACGTAGAGGCCACCTTTTCTGACGGCGCGCGCGGTGGATCGGAGATGCGCCAGGATGGCCTCGTTGGTCAGGAGATGGCCCTGCGAGTCCTGCATGCAGATGGCCGCGTCTACCGGCCGCGGCAAGCGGAAGCGCGTCATGTCGCCCACGTGGAGGCCCACGTCGAAGCCCTTGGCCCTCGCCCGCTCGCCCAGGAAGGCGATGTTCTCCGGGGAGAGATCGAGCCCGCTCATCCGGTAGC
It includes:
- a CDS encoding class I SAM-dependent methyltransferase translates to MSDAVRAQRGQYSAPRYYEIAFDMNRKQEVDFLIHAFRTYARRPIRTVLDIACGTGPHLIRLAERGYRMSGLDLSPENIAFLGERARAKGFDVGLHVGDMTRFRLPRPVDAAICMQDSQGHLLTNEAILAHLRSTARAVRKGGLYVFDRYMCSSWTDPARRWSWTRRRGRATVHATFEALRDLNPVTQVFYEHMELEAQENGRRHVYRQRHASRMVFPQELRSLVELAGGFELVEWFYGFKPRLKLDRAHHPLLMVVVLRKK